In one Diceros bicornis minor isolate mBicDic1 chromosome 2, mDicBic1.mat.cur, whole genome shotgun sequence genomic region, the following are encoded:
- the CCR4 gene encoding C-C chemokine receptor type 4, with the protein MNPTDIVDTTLDESIYSNYYLYENIPKPCTKEGIKAFGELFLPPLYSLVFLFGLLGNSMVVLVLLKYKRLKSMTDVYLLNLAISDLLFVFSLPFWGYYAADQWVFGLGLCKIISWMYLVGFYSGIFFIMLMSIDRYLAIVHAVFSLRARTLTYGVITSLATWSVAIFASLPGFLFSTCYTERNHTYCKTKYSFNSTRWKVLSSLEINILGLVIPLGIMLFCYSMIIRTLQHCKNEKKNKAVKMIFAVVVLFLGFWTPYNVVLFLETLVELEVLQDCTFERHLDYAIQATETLAFVHCCLNPVIYFFLGEKFRKYIIQLFKTCTGPFVLCQNCRFLQIYSPDTLSSSYTQSTVDHDLHDAL; encoded by the coding sequence ATGAACCCCACGGATATAGTAGACACCACTCTGGATGAAAGCATCTACAGCAATTACTATCTCTATGAAAATATCCCCAAGCCTTGCACCAAAGAAGGCATCAAGGCATTTGGGGAGCTCTTCCTGCCCCCACTCTACTCCTTGGTCTTTCTGTTTGGTCTGCTTGGGAATTCCATGGTGGTTCTGGTCCTGCTCAAGTACAAGCGGCTCAAGTCCATGACTGACGTGTACCTGCTCAACCTTGCCATCTCGGACCTGCTCTTTGTGttctccctccctttctgggGCTACTACGCTGCAGACCAGTGGGTTTTTGGACTAGGCCTCTGCAAGATTATTTCCTGGATGTACTTGGTGGGCTTTTACAGTGGCATATTCTTCATCATGCTCATGAGCATCGATAGATACCTGGCAATTGTACACGCGGTGTTTTCCTTGAGAGCGAGGACCTTGACTTACGGGGTCATCACCAGCTTGGCCACATGGTCAGTGGCTATATTCGCCTCCCTTCCAGGCTTTTTATTCAGCACTTGTTATACTGAGCGCAACCATACCTACTGTAAAACCAAGTACTCCTTCAACTCCACGAGGTGGAAGGTTCTGAGCTCCCTGGAGATCAACATTCTAGGATTGGTGATCCCCTTGGGGATCATGCTGTTTTGCTACTCCATGATCATCAGGACCTTGCAGCACTGTAAAAACGAGAAAAAGAACAAGGCGGTGAAGATGATCTTTGCTGTGGTGGTCCTCTTCCTGGGGTTCTGGACACCTTACAATGTAGTGCTCTTCCTGGAGACCCTGGTGGAGCTAGAGGTGCTTCAGGACTGCACCTTTGAAAGACACCTGGACTATGCCATTCAGGCCACAGAGACCCTGGCTTTTGTTCACTGCTGCCTTAATCCAGTCATCTACTTTTTCCTGGGGGAAAAATTTCGCAAGTACATTATACAGCTCTTCAAAACCTGCACGGGCCCTTTTGTGCTCTGCCAAAACTGTAGGTTCCTCCAAATTTACTCCCCCGACACCCTCAGCTCATCTTACACACAGTCCACAGTGGATCATGATCTCCATGATGCtctgtaa